One Oryza glaberrima chromosome 11, OglaRS2, whole genome shotgun sequence genomic region harbors:
- the LOC127755353 gene encoding uncharacterized protein LOC127755353, which produces METPGPEPKAAMTVEVSDEEEVKAIAADAGSVTGEGKRLDAAAAATTGSAASGDGGEEEEKPPVMVPMPLNTIAAILSLKREPRPTPEDLARLSPEERDERLAFFDSLEEVNDEFEEFQKEILREVKETGRYMVHESYFTEQAEM; this is translated from the coding sequence ATGGAAACTCCTGGACCGGAGCCGAAGGCGGCGATGACGGTGGAGGTTTCCGATGAGGAGGAAGTGAAGGCGATCGCTGCAGATGCGGGATCCGTCACCGGGGAGGGGAAGCGtctcgatgcggcggcggcggcgacgacgggctcCGCTGCaagtggagacggcggcgaggaggaggagaagcctcCTGTCATGGTGCCGATGCCTCTGAACACCATCGCCGCCATCCTCTCACTGAAGAGGGAGCCGAGGCCGACGCCTGAGGACCTGGCGCGTCTCTCGCCGGAAGAGCGCGACGAGCGCCTGGCGTTCTTCGATTCATTGGAGGAGGTCAACGACGAGTTCGAGGAGTTCCAGAAGGAGATCCTCCGCGAGGTGAAGGAGACTGGCCGCTACATGGTCCACGAGAGCTACTTCACGGAGCAGGCGGAGATGTAG